In one Dermatophilaceae bacterium Sec6.4 genomic region, the following are encoded:
- a CDS encoding Rossmann fold nucleotide-binding protein — MASNEITTPEALRHYLAAGKPLRGLRLQDVDLRDVMPDLLQIPDLNGTVVLGGVVPAKLLRHLRSAGALVFPTDPALPVDPYRSMLYDPRELYAGITTGGYAATPDKQAYDWLLDPDLTHDAYTTMVRAIHDDAIADALDEQLNGARVVGVMGGHDELRSSNGYADAARLAQRLARTGVVVLTGGGPGAMEAAGLGASATDEEALTTALVELAVTPSYRDDVTAWAQSALMVRERCTDTAGLARSIGVPTWFYGHEPPHVFCGGAAKFFSNALREDLLLTHCNAGIIVLPGAAGTVQEIFQTATRMYYASPDTPLAPLILVGHRQWTENVPVWDLLTTLSRDRPMAAVIHLVETTEQAANLVSVR, encoded by the coding sequence GTGGCCAGCAACGAAATCACTACGCCGGAGGCCCTGCGTCACTACCTGGCGGCCGGAAAACCGCTACGGGGGCTGCGACTGCAGGATGTTGACCTACGCGACGTGATGCCAGATCTACTGCAGATCCCGGATCTGAACGGCACGGTGGTCCTCGGTGGCGTTGTACCTGCAAAGCTGCTGCGCCACCTGCGCTCTGCGGGGGCACTGGTTTTCCCAACGGACCCGGCCCTGCCCGTCGATCCCTACCGCTCGATGCTCTACGACCCGCGGGAGCTCTACGCCGGCATCACAACAGGCGGGTATGCCGCAACGCCGGACAAGCAGGCCTACGACTGGCTCCTGGATCCGGATCTGACCCACGATGCCTACACAACCATGGTCCGGGCGATTCACGACGACGCGATCGCCGATGCCCTGGATGAGCAACTGAACGGCGCGCGCGTCGTCGGGGTGATGGGCGGCCATGACGAGCTGCGGTCCAGCAACGGATACGCCGACGCAGCACGGCTGGCCCAGCGCCTGGCCCGGACGGGAGTCGTCGTGCTGACCGGCGGTGGGCCCGGTGCGATGGAGGCTGCCGGGCTCGGTGCGAGCGCCACCGATGAGGAAGCTCTCACCACGGCGCTCGTCGAACTCGCTGTCACGCCGTCCTACCGGGATGACGTCACCGCGTGGGCACAGTCAGCCTTGATGGTGCGCGAACGCTGCACCGACACGGCCGGCCTCGCCCGGTCGATCGGGGTGCCCACCTGGTTCTACGGGCACGAGCCGCCGCATGTCTTCTGCGGCGGAGCGGCGAAATTCTTCAGCAATGCGCTCCGCGAGGACCTCCTGCTGACCCACTGCAACGCCGGCATCATCGTGCTGCCAGGCGCGGCCGGCACCGTGCAGGAGATCTTCCAGACGGCCACCCGGATGTACTACGCGTCGCCGGACACCCCGCTGGCTCCACTGATCCTGGTCGGCCACCGGCAGTGGACTGAGAATGTGCCGGTATGGGACCTGCTCACCACTCTCAGCAGGGATCGGCCGATGGCAGCGGTCATCCATCTCGTCGAGACGACTGAGCAGGCCGCGAACCTGGTCAGCGTCAGGTGA
- the rlmN gene encoding 23S rRNA (adenine(2503)-C(2))-methyltransferase RlmN — protein MPTVDLPTPAPRPEPGKLTFAAPRRAKPPTHLADLDLAGRKAAAEALGHKGFRATQLSTHYFEHFVDDPDLMTDLPKAGRAELVRQLLPPLLTPVRTLEADDGQTLKSVWRLFDGAMVESVLMRYPSRVTMCISSQAGCGMNCPFCATGQEGLTRNLSTAEIVEQVVAGARMLREGQLPGGADEDRESPLRVSNVVFMGMGEALANYRRAIDAIRRLVSPAPEGLGMSARGITMSTVGLVPAIDKLAAEGIPVTLALSLHAPDDELRNELVPINSRWSVDEALDAAYRYYEVTGRRVSIEYALIRDINDHAWRADLLGQKLNARGSGWVHVNPIPLNPTPGSKWTASRRGVEQQFVERLRARGIPTTVRDTRGSDIDGACGQLAASTA, from the coding sequence ATGCCGACTGTCGATCTACCGACTCCCGCCCCGCGACCAGAGCCGGGGAAGCTGACTTTCGCCGCGCCTCGACGCGCGAAGCCGCCGACCCACCTGGCTGATCTGGACCTCGCCGGTCGCAAGGCTGCTGCAGAAGCCCTGGGTCACAAGGGGTTTCGGGCGACCCAGCTCTCGACGCACTACTTCGAACATTTCGTCGATGATCCGGACCTCATGACGGACCTGCCGAAGGCCGGTCGTGCGGAGTTGGTGCGGCAACTGCTGCCGCCGCTCTTGACCCCGGTGCGTACCTTGGAGGCTGACGACGGGCAGACCCTGAAGAGTGTGTGGCGGCTATTTGACGGTGCGATGGTCGAGTCGGTCCTGATGCGCTATCCGAGTCGGGTGACGATGTGCATCTCCAGCCAGGCCGGCTGCGGAATGAACTGTCCGTTCTGTGCGACCGGGCAGGAGGGATTGACGCGCAACCTTTCGACTGCCGAAATTGTGGAACAGGTCGTGGCGGGCGCTCGGATGCTGCGCGAGGGTCAGTTGCCCGGCGGCGCAGACGAGGATCGTGAGTCACCACTGCGGGTCTCGAATGTGGTGTTCATGGGAATGGGGGAGGCGCTGGCCAACTACCGTCGCGCGATCGACGCGATCAGGCGGCTGGTGTCACCGGCACCCGAGGGCCTCGGCATGAGCGCGCGCGGCATCACAATGTCGACGGTCGGCCTGGTTCCGGCCATCGACAAGTTGGCGGCGGAGGGCATCCCGGTCACTCTTGCGTTGTCCCTGCATGCGCCGGACGACGAGCTGCGCAACGAACTGGTGCCCATCAACAGCCGGTGGTCGGTCGACGAGGCCCTCGATGCCGCCTACCGGTACTACGAGGTCACCGGGCGACGTGTTTCGATCGAGTACGCCCTGATCCGCGATATCAACGACCATGCCTGGCGCGCGGATCTATTGGGCCAGAAGCTCAACGCCCGCGGTTCCGGGTGGGTGCATGTCAACCCGATCCCGTTGAATCCGACACCGGGGTCGAAGTGGACCGCGTCACGGCGGGGAGTCGAGCAGCAGTTCGTCGAGCGGCTGCGCGCGCGCGGGATTCCGACCACCGTGCGCGATACCCGCGGTTCGGACATCGACGGCGCCTGCGGGCAACTCGCGGCCTCGACCGCGTAG
- a CDS encoding phosphatidate cytidylyltransferase codes for MSDQPQSRKAARTTRIDESAPRENPTPRAGRNLYAAIGVGALLGALVIASLFVRVEFFVALATLAGVVGVWELLRAMQHGNVHPPAAPTLAAAAVVPVIAYQWGPVALASSVVLAMVSVVVWRSFGPHQGAAGDAAGGAFVILYVPALVSFAMLLVAQHDGAWRIVTFVLVTVASDIGGYAVGVVFGKHPMAPSVSPKKSWEGFAGSAVSCVVVGSLAVSLLLDGRWWIGAIIGALTVVTATVGDLCESMIKRDLGVKDMSNLIPGHGGLMDRLDSLLVTAPVVWAILTPFVA; via the coding sequence ATGTCGGATCAACCCCAAAGTCGCAAAGCCGCCCGTACGACCCGTATCGACGAGTCCGCGCCCCGCGAAAACCCGACCCCCCGCGCCGGACGCAATCTGTACGCCGCGATCGGGGTGGGTGCCCTGTTGGGGGCTCTGGTCATCGCGTCGTTGTTCGTGCGCGTCGAATTCTTCGTGGCCCTGGCGACTCTCGCGGGAGTGGTCGGAGTGTGGGAGCTGCTCCGCGCGATGCAACACGGCAACGTGCATCCGCCGGCTGCGCCTACGTTGGCTGCGGCAGCCGTGGTGCCGGTCATCGCCTACCAGTGGGGCCCGGTCGCATTGGCCAGTTCAGTGGTGCTGGCCATGGTGTCGGTAGTCGTCTGGCGCTCGTTCGGGCCGCATCAGGGAGCCGCCGGGGATGCTGCTGGTGGCGCTTTCGTCATTCTCTACGTGCCGGCTCTGGTCTCCTTTGCGATGCTACTGGTTGCTCAGCACGACGGGGCCTGGCGGATCGTCACCTTCGTCCTGGTGACCGTCGCCAGCGATATCGGCGGTTACGCGGTCGGGGTCGTATTCGGTAAGCACCCGATGGCGCCCAGCGTGTCGCCGAAGAAGTCCTGGGAGGGGTTTGCCGGTTCGGCGGTGTCATGTGTCGTCGTGGGTTCTCTCGCCGTATCGCTGCTGCTGGACGGTCGCTGGTGGATCGGGGCGATCATCGGTGCGCTGACCGTGGTCACGGCCACGGTGGGTGACCTCTGCGAATCGATGATCAAGCGCGACCTGGGTGTCAAGGACATGAGCAACCTGATCCCCGGTCACGGGGGCCTGATGGACCGGCTCGATTCGCTCTTGGTGACGGCTCCCGTCGTGTGGGCGATCCTGACTCCGTTCGTCGCCTGA
- the frr gene encoding ribosome recycling factor: MDGNIDESLFEAEEKMDKAVEVAKEDFSGIRTGRANAGMFNKLLVDYYGAPTPLQQLASFQTPEARTVLIQPFDKSSMSAIEKALRESDLGVNPGNDGNLIRIQLPQLTEERRRDYIKLARQKGEDAKIAIRNIRRRAKEEIDKHVKDGDVGEDEGARAEKELEATTKKYVDTVDEMMKSKETELLTV, encoded by the coding sequence ATGGACGGCAACATCGACGAAAGTCTCTTCGAGGCTGAGGAGAAGATGGACAAGGCTGTCGAGGTCGCCAAGGAGGACTTCTCGGGCATTCGCACGGGTCGGGCGAACGCGGGCATGTTCAACAAGTTGTTGGTGGACTACTACGGTGCACCGACCCCGTTGCAGCAGCTGGCCTCCTTCCAGACTCCGGAAGCTCGCACGGTGCTGATCCAGCCTTTCGACAAGAGTTCGATGTCGGCGATCGAGAAGGCGCTGCGCGAATCCGACCTCGGCGTCAACCCGGGCAATGACGGGAATCTGATCCGTATCCAGCTACCCCAGCTGACCGAGGAACGCCGCCGTGACTACATCAAACTGGCCCGACAGAAGGGCGAGGACGCCAAGATCGCCATCCGCAACATCCGGCGCCGCGCGAAGGAAGAGATCGACAAGCACGTCAAAGACGGTGACGTCGGCGAGGACGAGGGAGCACGCGCCGAGAAGGAGCTTGAGGCCACCACCAAGAAGTACGTCGACACGGTGGACGAGATGATGAAAAGTAAGGAGACGGAGCTGCTCACTGTCTGA
- the pyrH gene encoding UMP kinase → MSTQTSTDRPGRVLLKLSGEVFGGGAVGLDPDVVKDIAEQIARAARSGVQIAVVIGGGNFFRGAQLQQKGMDRVRADYMGMLGIVMNCLALQDFLEKEDIDTRVQTAITMGQVAEPYIPQRAIRHMEKGRVVIFGAGMGMPFFSTDTVAVQRALESRCDVVLVAKSGVDGVYTADPKKDPTATRLTQLTYQEAVERDLRVMDQTAFALCAENKLPMVIFGMEGAGNITRALQGEKIGTLVSPA, encoded by the coding sequence GTGAGCACGCAGACCTCGACCGACCGCCCCGGCCGGGTGTTGTTGAAGCTATCCGGTGAGGTATTCGGCGGGGGAGCAGTCGGGTTGGATCCCGACGTGGTGAAAGACATCGCCGAGCAGATCGCGCGGGCCGCACGATCCGGTGTGCAGATCGCCGTGGTGATCGGCGGCGGCAACTTCTTCCGGGGTGCTCAGCTGCAGCAGAAGGGCATGGACCGGGTGCGGGCCGACTACATGGGCATGCTCGGGATCGTGATGAACTGCCTGGCACTGCAGGACTTCCTGGAGAAGGAAGATATCGATACCCGCGTGCAGACAGCGATCACCATGGGCCAGGTCGCGGAGCCCTATATCCCCCAGCGAGCGATCCGACACATGGAGAAGGGCCGGGTAGTGATCTTCGGCGCCGGGATGGGGATGCCCTTCTTCTCCACCGACACGGTTGCCGTGCAGCGTGCGCTGGAGAGTCGGTGCGACGTGGTTCTGGTGGCCAAGAGCGGCGTGGACGGCGTCTACACCGCGGACCCCAAGAAGGACCCGACGGCCACCCGGCTCACGCAGCTGACCTATCAGGAAGCCGTCGAACGGGACCTCCGCGTGATGGATCAGACGGCCTTCGCGCTGTGCGCGGAGAACAAGCTGCCGATGGTCATCTTCGGGATGGAGGGTGCGGGAAATATCACTCGCGCGCTGCAGGGTGAGAAGATCGGCACATTGGTTTCGCCTGCCTGA
- the tsf gene encoding translation elongation factor Ts yields the protein MANYTAADIKALRESTGAGMLDVKKALEEADGDRAKATEILRIKGQKGVAKRDSRTTENGLIIASAGDGMGTMVELLCETDFVAKGAKFGQLAAQVLQVAVSSAAADADSLLAASGDDGKSIKDLLDDANATIGEKIEIKRVARVEAPVVASYLHKTSPDLPAQIGVLVGTSGQDQTARDIAMHVAAFSPNFLTRAEVDEETVANERRVAEATAREEGKPEQALERIIEGRVNGFFKENVLHEQAFAKEPKKTVGKVAQEAGVEIVGFARFKVGV from the coding sequence ATGGCCAATTACACCGCTGCTGACATCAAGGCGCTGCGCGAATCCACCGGTGCCGGCATGTTGGACGTCAAGAAAGCGCTCGAGGAGGCCGATGGCGATCGTGCCAAGGCCACCGAGATCCTGCGGATCAAGGGACAGAAGGGTGTTGCCAAGCGCGATAGCCGCACGACGGAGAACGGTTTGATCATCGCTTCTGCTGGAGACGGCATGGGCACCATGGTCGAACTGCTCTGCGAGACCGACTTCGTGGCCAAGGGTGCGAAGTTCGGTCAGCTGGCAGCGCAGGTGCTGCAGGTGGCCGTCTCATCGGCCGCCGCTGATGCCGACAGCTTGCTCGCGGCATCAGGCGATGACGGCAAGTCCATCAAGGACCTGCTCGACGACGCGAACGCGACCATCGGCGAAAAGATCGAGATCAAGCGGGTCGCCAGGGTCGAAGCTCCGGTCGTCGCGTCCTACCTGCACAAGACGAGCCCGGACCTGCCGGCGCAGATCGGTGTGCTCGTGGGCACGAGCGGGCAGGACCAGACCGCGCGGGATATCGCGATGCACGTTGCCGCGTTCAGTCCTAACTTCCTGACCCGCGCGGAGGTCGACGAGGAGACTGTCGCCAATGAGCGTCGTGTCGCCGAAGCAACGGCCCGTGAAGAAGGCAAGCCCGAGCAGGCCCTCGAGCGCATCATCGAAGGCCGCGTCAACGGTTTCTTCAAAGAGAACGTGCTGCATGAACAGGCGTTCGCCAAGGAGCCGAAGAAGACGGTCGGCAAGGTCGCGCAGGAGGCCGGAGTCGAGATTGTCGGCTTCGCGCGCTTCAAGGTCGGGGTCTAG
- the rpsB gene encoding 30S ribosomal protein S2 — translation MAVVTMRQLLDSGVHFGHQTRRWNPKMKRFIMTERNGIYIIDLQQSLTYLNEAYEFVSQTVGHGGTILFVGTKKQAQESVAEQATRVGMPYVNHRWLGGMLTNFGTVSKRLARLKELEEVDYDDVAGSGRTKKELLVMKREMIKLERTLGGIRDMTKVPSAVWIVDTKKEHLAVTEARKLNIPVIAILDTNCDPDEVDYKIPGNDDAIRSVALLTRVVADAVAAGLISRSQGRSGTGEQAEPMAEWEAELLGTQAAEAPAAAAEAPAAEAPAVEAPAAVDAPAAAAEAPAVEVVTTDDTAGA, via the coding sequence ATGGCCGTTGTCACAATGCGCCAGCTGCTCGACAGCGGCGTCCACTTCGGGCACCAGACCCGTCGCTGGAACCCCAAGATGAAGCGCTTCATCATGACCGAGCGCAATGGCATCTACATCATCGATCTGCAGCAGTCGCTGACCTACCTCAACGAGGCCTACGAGTTCGTCTCGCAGACTGTCGGGCACGGTGGCACGATCCTGTTCGTCGGTACCAAGAAGCAGGCGCAGGAGTCAGTCGCCGAGCAGGCGACTCGCGTCGGCATGCCGTACGTGAACCACCGCTGGCTCGGTGGGATGTTGACCAACTTCGGCACCGTCAGCAAGCGCCTCGCGCGCTTGAAGGAGCTCGAAGAGGTCGACTACGACGACGTCGCAGGCTCTGGCCGCACCAAGAAGGAACTTCTCGTGATGAAGCGCGAGATGATCAAGTTGGAGCGCACCCTCGGTGGTATCCGGGACATGACGAAGGTTCCGTCGGCCGTGTGGATCGTCGACACCAAGAAAGAGCACCTGGCGGTGACCGAGGCGCGCAAGTTGAACATCCCGGTCATTGCGATCCTCGACACGAACTGCGACCCGGACGAGGTTGACTACAAGATCCCCGGCAACGACGACGCCATTCGGTCGGTCGCATTGTTGACCCGAGTGGTCGCGGACGCTGTTGCAGCCGGTCTCATCTCCCGTTCGCAGGGCCGTTCCGGCACCGGCGAGCAGGCGGAGCCGATGGCGGAGTGGGAAGCCGAACTGCTCGGAACGCAGGCTGCTGAAGCACCGGCCGCTGCCGCTGAGGCACCTGCTGCTGAGGCTCCTGCCGTCGAAGCACCTGCTGCTGTCGACGCGCCGGCCGCTGCCGCTGAGGCACCTGCGGTCGAGGTTGTTACGACCGACGACACCGCGGGCGCCTGA
- a CDS encoding pyridoxal phosphate-dependent aminotransferase, producing the protein MGDHLVERMHGFGESVFAEMTQRAAAAAAVNLGQGFPDTDGPPAVLAAAVNAIASGLNQYPPGSGMPVLRQAIAAHQDRFYGLAVDPADEVLVTVGATEAIAAAILALCEPGDEVVTFEPYYDSYAASIALAGAVRRTAPLTFPHFGIDPVGLRSAFSSRTRLVLLNTPHNPTGKVFSRYELELIAGLAREFDAVVLTDEVYEHVVYDGTHIPMATLPGMAQRTLTISSGGKTFATTGWKVGWIHGPAELISAVRTVKQFLTFVASGPFQPAIAVGLELPDSYFADLTASMRHRRDLLVKGLEAMDVPVSVPAGGYFVIADMARFDTDALALCRAMPERIGVAAVPVSAFHDHPDISPSLVRLAFCKKDDVLAEGVRRLALLTD; encoded by the coding sequence ATGGGCGACCATCTCGTGGAACGTATGCACGGCTTCGGCGAATCGGTCTTCGCGGAGATGACGCAACGCGCAGCGGCGGCAGCAGCAGTCAATCTCGGACAGGGTTTCCCCGACACCGACGGTCCGCCGGCCGTGCTGGCAGCTGCAGTCAACGCCATTGCCAGTGGACTGAACCAGTACCCACCGGGTAGCGGCATGCCCGTGCTGCGGCAGGCCATCGCCGCTCACCAGGACCGCTTCTACGGATTGGCCGTCGACCCTGCCGATGAAGTACTCGTCACCGTAGGGGCAACCGAGGCGATCGCTGCGGCCATCCTCGCGTTGTGCGAACCCGGCGATGAAGTAGTGACGTTCGAGCCCTACTACGACTCCTACGCGGCCTCGATCGCCCTGGCCGGCGCCGTCCGTCGTACTGCGCCTCTCACATTTCCGCACTTCGGGATCGATCCTGTCGGGCTGCGGTCAGCGTTCAGCTCACGCACCCGATTGGTGCTGCTGAACACACCGCACAACCCCACGGGCAAGGTCTTCTCCCGCTATGAACTGGAGTTGATCGCCGGATTGGCCCGCGAGTTCGACGCGGTCGTGCTCACCGATGAGGTCTACGAACACGTGGTGTACGACGGCACGCACATTCCAATGGCCACGCTGCCGGGCATGGCACAGCGCACCCTCACGATCAGCTCGGGCGGCAAGACCTTCGCCACGACCGGGTGGAAGGTCGGCTGGATTCACGGACCGGCTGAGCTGATCAGCGCGGTCCGCACGGTGAAGCAGTTCCTGACCTTCGTCGCCAGCGGCCCCTTCCAACCAGCGATCGCGGTCGGCCTGGAGCTTCCGGACAGCTACTTCGCAGACCTCACGGCCTCCATGCGCCACCGGCGGGACCTGCTCGTCAAGGGCCTGGAGGCCATGGATGTGCCGGTCAGTGTGCCTGCCGGGGGCTACTTCGTCATTGCCGACATGGCTCGGTTCGATACCGACGCGCTCGCCCTCTGCCGCGCGATGCCTGAGCGAATCGGCGTAGCGGCCGTCCCGGTGTCGGCATTCCACGACCATCCGGACATCTCACCGTCCCTGGTGCGGCTGGCGTTCTGCAAGAAGGACGACGTACTGGCCGAAGGGGTCCGCAGGCTCGCGCTCCTGACCGATTGA
- a CDS encoding DUF4333 domain-containing protein, which produces MTTKRWPLMIATSALLAVGISGCGGTSDISGTDLAAKVSTALTKQVGHKPDKITCPKLKSKVGATADCTLTDGGVRLKTVVTVTSVKGTDVQFGIQVAKKPE; this is translated from the coding sequence ATGACAACGAAACGTTGGCCGCTGATGATCGCGACAAGCGCCCTGCTTGCCGTCGGTATATCGGGATGCGGTGGCACTTCCGACATCAGCGGGACTGATCTGGCTGCCAAGGTCTCCACCGCATTGACCAAGCAGGTCGGCCACAAACCCGACAAGATCACGTGCCCGAAATTGAAATCCAAAGTGGGGGCAACTGCCGATTGCACACTGACCGATGGCGGGGTTCGTCTCAAGACGGTCGTGACGGTGACCAGTGTCAAGGGCACTGATGTGCAGTTCGGCATCCAGGTCGCGAAGAAACCGGAGTAG